The following are from one region of the Populus trichocarpa isolate Nisqually-1 chromosome 8, P.trichocarpa_v4.1, whole genome shotgun sequence genome:
- the LOC7469780 gene encoding two-component response regulator-like PRR73 isoform X3, whose protein sequence is MYSHLLEQNHIVEDEQKEIRDGIMGEGQELSEEDESQINEDGKYMNDKGMELLQVQNDAQAVIQSQQQQSQGPLVIWERFLPLRSLKVLLVENDDSTRHVVSALLRNCGYEVTAVSNGLQAWKVLQDLTNHIDLVLTEVAMPCLSGIGLLSKIMSHKTCRNIPVIMMSSHDSMNVVFKCLSKGAVDFLVKPIRKNELKILWQHVWRKCHSASGSGSESAVRTQKSTKSNGADESDNDTGSNDDDGIGSVGLNARDGSDNGSGTQSSWTKRAVEVESPKPMSPWDQDHLSDPPDSTCAQVIHSRPEACDNSWVPLATMKKCGEQDDELDNIVMGKDLEIGVPRIPNLQLKDPIKRVPTNIADNDGEKFPEIKSKHDGGHLEKRQQELNSEKCNTELRNQGNDLKGGGITNSANPRMDSLVLDVPNGLSSNRKNEVTYETKEVPSFELSLKRLRDIGDAGASSHDRNVLRHSDLSAFSRYNSASTADQAPTGNVGSCSPLDNSSEAAKTESMQNLQSNSNSTPPNQRSNGSSHNNDMGSTNNITFAKPSVISDKPTLKPTVKCHYPSAFQPVQNDHTALPQPVIQGKGDAPIANTTLVKSRGVNQQGQVQHHNHCVHNMPQQQQLTNHDDLSLNMTAAAPQCGSSNMLSTPTQGNAGDYSLNGSDHGSNGQNGSSIALSGAVEKGGTPGPGDESGSRSGVGRNRFALREAALSKFRQKRKERCFEKKVRYQSRKKLAEQRPRIRGQFVRQVGPEHKDEDARS, encoded by the exons ATGTATTCTCACCTACTCG AACAAAATCATATTGTAGAAGATGAGCAGAAGGAAATAAGGGATGGGATCATGGGCGAGGGCCAGGAGCTCTCAGAGGAAGATGAGTCTCAAATTAATGAGGATGGAAAATATATGAATGATAAGGGCATGGAACTGCTTCAGGTCCAGAACGATGCCCAGGCTGTAATTCAGAGTCAACAGCAACAGTCTCAAGGGCCTTTGGTTATTTGGGAGAGGTTCCTGCCTCTTCGGTCTCTTAAGGTTCTGCTTGTGGAAAATGATGATTCAACTCGCCATGTTGTCAGTGCGTTGCTTAGAAATTGTGGCTATGAAG ttactGCTGTATCAAATGGTCTACAAGCTTGGAAGGTTTTACAAGATCTGACAAATCACATTGATCTTGTTTTAACTGAGGTGGCCATGCCTTGTTTATCAGGCATTGGCCTTTTAAGCAAGATTATGAGCCACAAAACTTGCCGGAATATTCCTGTTATTA TGATGTCGTCTCATGATTCCATGAATGTAGTCTTTAAGTGTTTGTCAAAGGGTGCAGTCGACTTTTTAGTGAAGCCTATTCGAAAAAATGAGCTTAAAATCCTCTGGCAACATGTTTGGAGGAAGTGCCATAGC GCTAGTGGTAGTGGGAGTGAAAGTGCTGTGCGGACTCAAAAATCCACAAAGTCAAATGGTGCTGACGAGTCAGATAACGATACCGGCAGCAATGATGATGATGGCATTGGAAGCGTTGGTTTGAATGCAAGGGATGGAAGTGACAATGGAAGTGGTAcccaa AGTTCCTGGACAAAGAGGGCTGTCGAAGTTGAGAGTCCCAAACCAATGTCACCTTGGGACCAGGACCATTTATCTGATCCGCCTGATAGCACATGCGCCCAGGTTATTCACTCAAGGCCTGAGGCATGTGACAACAGCTGGGTGCCCCTGGCTACAATGAAGAAGTGTGGAGAGCAGGATGATGAACTTG ATAATATTGTTATGGGCAAGGACTTGGAGATAGGAGTACCTAGAATTCCAAATTTGCAGCTTAAAGATCCGATCAAAAGGGTACCAACCAACATAGCAGATAATGATGGAGAGAAATTTcctgaaataaaatcaaagcacGATGGTGGGCATTTAGAGAAAAGACAACAGGAGCTCAACAGTGAGAAATGCAATACAGAATTAAGAAACCAAGGCAATGATCTTAAGGGTGGTGGCATCACAAACAGTGCTAATCCTCGGATGGATAGTTTAGTCTTAGACGTCCCAAACGGTCTCTCCTCTAACCGAAAAAATGAGGTCACCTATGAGACCAAGGAGGTGCCTTCTTTTGAGCTGAGTTTGAAAAGGCTGAGAGATATTGGAGATGCCGGGGCCAGTTCCCATGACCGAAATGTGTTGAGGCATTCAGACCTTTCAGCATTCTCAAG GTATAATTCTGCTTCAACTGCTGATCAGGCTCCAACAGGGAATGTAGGCAGCTGTTCTCCGCTTGACAATAGTTCAGAGGCAGCAAAAACAGAATCAATGCAAAATCTTCAATCTAACTCAAATAGCACACCTCCTAATCAGCGTTCCAATGGAAGTAGTCACAACAATGACATGGGCTCTACAAATAATATTACTTTCGCCAAACCTTCTGTAATCAGTGACAAGCCAACTCTCAAACCTACAGTTAAATGCCACTATCCTTCTGCCTTCCAGCCAGTGCAGAATGACCATACAGCTCTTCCTCAGCCTGTTATACAGGGTAAGGGTGATGCTCCTATTGCTAACACAACTCTGGTTAAATCAAGAGGTGTGAACCAGCAAGGTCAAGTGCAGCACCATAATCATTGTGTGCATAACATGccccagcagcagcagctcacCAACCATGATGACCTGTCTTTGAATATGACAGCTGCAGCTCCCCAGTGTGGGTCATCTAACATGTTGAGCACACCCACGCAAGGAAATGCTGGTGATTACAGTTTGAATGGAAGTGACCATGGGAGCAATGGCCAGAATGGAAGCAGCATCGCTTTGAGTGGGGCTGTTGAGAAAGGTGGAACCCCTGGACCTGGTGATGAAAGTGGGAGCAGGAGTGGAGTTGGTCGAAATCGCTTTGCACTGAGAGAGGCTGCATTGAGCAAATTCCGCCAGAAGAGGAAAGAGAGATGCTTTGAGAAGAAG GTTCGATACCAGAGTAGGAAGAAGCTGGCAGAACAAAGACCCCGGATTCGAGGACAATTTGTGCGACAAGTGGGACCTGAACATAAAGATGAGGATGCACGTAGCTAA
- the LOC7469780 gene encoding two-component response regulator-like PRR73 isoform X5, with the protein MLIVQMNKNASIDQRVAEQNHIVEDEQKEIRDGIMGEGQELSEEDESQINEDGKYMNDKGMELLQVQNDAQAVIQSQQQQSQGPLVIWERFLPLRSLKVLLVENDDSTRHVVSALLRNCGYEVTAVSNGLQAWKVLQDLTNHIDLVLTEVAMPCLSGIGLLSKIMSHKTCRNIPVIMMSSHDSMNVVFKCLSKGAVDFLVKPIRKNELKILWQHVWRKCHSASGSGSESAVRTQKSTKSNGADESDNDTGSNDDDGIGSVGLNARDGSDNGSGTQSSWTKRAVEVESPKPMSPWDQDHLSDPPDSTCAQVIHSRPEACDNSWVPLATMKKCGEQDDELDNIVMGKDLEIGVPRIPNLQLKDPIKRVPTNIADNDGEKFPEIKSKHDGGHLEKRQQELNSEKCNTELRNQGNDLKGGGITNSANPRMDSLVLDVPNGLSSNRKNEVTYETKEVPSFELSLKRLRDIGDAGASSHDRNVLRHSDLSAFSRYNSASTADQAPTGNVGSCSPLDNSSEAAKTESMQNLQSNSNSTPPNQRSNGSSHNNDMGSTNNITFAKPSVISDKPTLKPTVKCHYPSAFQPVQNDHTALPQPVIQAAAPQCGSSNMLSTPTQGNAGDYSLNGSDHGSNGQNGSSIALSGAVEKGGTPGPGDESGSRSGVGRNRFALREAALSKFRQKRKERCFEKKVRYQSRKKLAEQRPRIRGQFVRQVGPEHKDEDARS; encoded by the exons ATGTTGATAgttcaaatgaataaaaatgcTTCCATTGACCAACGGGTCGCAGAACAAAATCATATTGTAGAAGATGAGCAGAAGGAAATAAGGGATGGGATCATGGGCGAGGGCCAGGAGCTCTCAGAGGAAGATGAGTCTCAAATTAATGAGGATGGAAAATATATGAATGATAAGGGCATGGAACTGCTTCAGGTCCAGAACGATGCCCAGGCTGTAATTCAGAGTCAACAGCAACAGTCTCAAGGGCCTTTGGTTATTTGGGAGAGGTTCCTGCCTCTTCGGTCTCTTAAGGTTCTGCTTGTGGAAAATGATGATTCAACTCGCCATGTTGTCAGTGCGTTGCTTAGAAATTGTGGCTATGAAG ttactGCTGTATCAAATGGTCTACAAGCTTGGAAGGTTTTACAAGATCTGACAAATCACATTGATCTTGTTTTAACTGAGGTGGCCATGCCTTGTTTATCAGGCATTGGCCTTTTAAGCAAGATTATGAGCCACAAAACTTGCCGGAATATTCCTGTTATTA TGATGTCGTCTCATGATTCCATGAATGTAGTCTTTAAGTGTTTGTCAAAGGGTGCAGTCGACTTTTTAGTGAAGCCTATTCGAAAAAATGAGCTTAAAATCCTCTGGCAACATGTTTGGAGGAAGTGCCATAGC GCTAGTGGTAGTGGGAGTGAAAGTGCTGTGCGGACTCAAAAATCCACAAAGTCAAATGGTGCTGACGAGTCAGATAACGATACCGGCAGCAATGATGATGATGGCATTGGAAGCGTTGGTTTGAATGCAAGGGATGGAAGTGACAATGGAAGTGGTAcccaa AGTTCCTGGACAAAGAGGGCTGTCGAAGTTGAGAGTCCCAAACCAATGTCACCTTGGGACCAGGACCATTTATCTGATCCGCCTGATAGCACATGCGCCCAGGTTATTCACTCAAGGCCTGAGGCATGTGACAACAGCTGGGTGCCCCTGGCTACAATGAAGAAGTGTGGAGAGCAGGATGATGAACTTG ATAATATTGTTATGGGCAAGGACTTGGAGATAGGAGTACCTAGAATTCCAAATTTGCAGCTTAAAGATCCGATCAAAAGGGTACCAACCAACATAGCAGATAATGATGGAGAGAAATTTcctgaaataaaatcaaagcacGATGGTGGGCATTTAGAGAAAAGACAACAGGAGCTCAACAGTGAGAAATGCAATACAGAATTAAGAAACCAAGGCAATGATCTTAAGGGTGGTGGCATCACAAACAGTGCTAATCCTCGGATGGATAGTTTAGTCTTAGACGTCCCAAACGGTCTCTCCTCTAACCGAAAAAATGAGGTCACCTATGAGACCAAGGAGGTGCCTTCTTTTGAGCTGAGTTTGAAAAGGCTGAGAGATATTGGAGATGCCGGGGCCAGTTCCCATGACCGAAATGTGTTGAGGCATTCAGACCTTTCAGCATTCTCAAG GTATAATTCTGCTTCAACTGCTGATCAGGCTCCAACAGGGAATGTAGGCAGCTGTTCTCCGCTTGACAATAGTTCAGAGGCAGCAAAAACAGAATCAATGCAAAATCTTCAATCTAACTCAAATAGCACACCTCCTAATCAGCGTTCCAATGGAAGTAGTCACAACAATGACATGGGCTCTACAAATAATATTACTTTCGCCAAACCTTCTGTAATCAGTGACAAGCCAACTCTCAAACCTACAGTTAAATGCCACTATCCTTCTGCCTTCCAGCCAGTGCAGAATGACCATACAGCTCTTCCTCAGCCTGTTATACAGG CTGCAGCTCCCCAGTGTGGGTCATCTAACATGTTGAGCACACCCACGCAAGGAAATGCTGGTGATTACAGTTTGAATGGAAGTGACCATGGGAGCAATGGCCAGAATGGAAGCAGCATCGCTTTGAGTGGGGCTGTTGAGAAAGGTGGAACCCCTGGACCTGGTGATGAAAGTGGGAGCAGGAGTGGAGTTGGTCGAAATCGCTTTGCACTGAGAGAGGCTGCATTGAGCAAATTCCGCCAGAAGAGGAAAGAGAGATGCTTTGAGAAGAAG GTTCGATACCAGAGTAGGAAGAAGCTGGCAGAACAAAGACCCCGGATTCGAGGACAATTTGTGCGACAAGTGGGACCTGAACATAAAGATGAGGATGCACGTAGCTAA
- the LOC7469780 gene encoding two-component response regulator-like PRR73 isoform X1, protein MLIVQMNKNASIDQRVAEQNHIVEDEQKEIRDGIMGEGQELSEEDESQINEDGKYMNDKGMELLQVQNDAQAVIQSQQQQSQGPLVIWERFLPLRSLKVLLVENDDSTRHVVSALLRNCGYEVTAVSNGLQAWKVLQDLTNHIDLVLTEVAMPCLSGIGLLSKIMSHKTCRNIPVIMMSSHDSMNVVFKCLSKGAVDFLVKPIRKNELKILWQHVWRKCHSASGSGSESAVRTQKSTKSNGADESDNDTGSNDDDGIGSVGLNARDGSDNGSGTQSSWTKRAVEVESPKPMSPWDQDHLSDPPDSTCAQVIHSRPEACDNSWVPLATMKKCGEQDDELDNIVMGKDLEIGVPRIPNLQLKDPIKRVPTNIADNDGEKFPEIKSKHDGGHLEKRQQELNSEKCNTELRNQGNDLKGGGITNSANPRMDSLVLDVPNGLSSNRKNEVTYETKEVPSFELSLKRLRDIGDAGASSHDRNVLRHSDLSAFSRYNSASTADQAPTGNVGSCSPLDNSSEAAKTESMQNLQSNSNSTPPNQRSNGSSHNNDMGSTNNITFAKPSVISDKPTLKPTVKCHYPSAFQPVQNDHTALPQPVIQGKGDAPIANTTLVKSRGVNQQGQVQHHNHCVHNMPQQQQLTNHDDLSLNMTAAAPQCGSSNMLSTPTQGNAGDYSLNGSDHGSNGQNGSSIALSGAVEKGGTPGPGDESGSRSGVGRNRFALREAALSKFRQKRKERCFEKKVRYQSRKKLAEQRPRIRGQFVRQVGPEHKDEDARS, encoded by the exons ATGTTGATAgttcaaatgaataaaaatgcTTCCATTGACCAACGGGTCGCAGAACAAAATCATATTGTAGAAGATGAGCAGAAGGAAATAAGGGATGGGATCATGGGCGAGGGCCAGGAGCTCTCAGAGGAAGATGAGTCTCAAATTAATGAGGATGGAAAATATATGAATGATAAGGGCATGGAACTGCTTCAGGTCCAGAACGATGCCCAGGCTGTAATTCAGAGTCAACAGCAACAGTCTCAAGGGCCTTTGGTTATTTGGGAGAGGTTCCTGCCTCTTCGGTCTCTTAAGGTTCTGCTTGTGGAAAATGATGATTCAACTCGCCATGTTGTCAGTGCGTTGCTTAGAAATTGTGGCTATGAAG ttactGCTGTATCAAATGGTCTACAAGCTTGGAAGGTTTTACAAGATCTGACAAATCACATTGATCTTGTTTTAACTGAGGTGGCCATGCCTTGTTTATCAGGCATTGGCCTTTTAAGCAAGATTATGAGCCACAAAACTTGCCGGAATATTCCTGTTATTA TGATGTCGTCTCATGATTCCATGAATGTAGTCTTTAAGTGTTTGTCAAAGGGTGCAGTCGACTTTTTAGTGAAGCCTATTCGAAAAAATGAGCTTAAAATCCTCTGGCAACATGTTTGGAGGAAGTGCCATAGC GCTAGTGGTAGTGGGAGTGAAAGTGCTGTGCGGACTCAAAAATCCACAAAGTCAAATGGTGCTGACGAGTCAGATAACGATACCGGCAGCAATGATGATGATGGCATTGGAAGCGTTGGTTTGAATGCAAGGGATGGAAGTGACAATGGAAGTGGTAcccaa AGTTCCTGGACAAAGAGGGCTGTCGAAGTTGAGAGTCCCAAACCAATGTCACCTTGGGACCAGGACCATTTATCTGATCCGCCTGATAGCACATGCGCCCAGGTTATTCACTCAAGGCCTGAGGCATGTGACAACAGCTGGGTGCCCCTGGCTACAATGAAGAAGTGTGGAGAGCAGGATGATGAACTTG ATAATATTGTTATGGGCAAGGACTTGGAGATAGGAGTACCTAGAATTCCAAATTTGCAGCTTAAAGATCCGATCAAAAGGGTACCAACCAACATAGCAGATAATGATGGAGAGAAATTTcctgaaataaaatcaaagcacGATGGTGGGCATTTAGAGAAAAGACAACAGGAGCTCAACAGTGAGAAATGCAATACAGAATTAAGAAACCAAGGCAATGATCTTAAGGGTGGTGGCATCACAAACAGTGCTAATCCTCGGATGGATAGTTTAGTCTTAGACGTCCCAAACGGTCTCTCCTCTAACCGAAAAAATGAGGTCACCTATGAGACCAAGGAGGTGCCTTCTTTTGAGCTGAGTTTGAAAAGGCTGAGAGATATTGGAGATGCCGGGGCCAGTTCCCATGACCGAAATGTGTTGAGGCATTCAGACCTTTCAGCATTCTCAAG GTATAATTCTGCTTCAACTGCTGATCAGGCTCCAACAGGGAATGTAGGCAGCTGTTCTCCGCTTGACAATAGTTCAGAGGCAGCAAAAACAGAATCAATGCAAAATCTTCAATCTAACTCAAATAGCACACCTCCTAATCAGCGTTCCAATGGAAGTAGTCACAACAATGACATGGGCTCTACAAATAATATTACTTTCGCCAAACCTTCTGTAATCAGTGACAAGCCAACTCTCAAACCTACAGTTAAATGCCACTATCCTTCTGCCTTCCAGCCAGTGCAGAATGACCATACAGCTCTTCCTCAGCCTGTTATACAGGGTAAGGGTGATGCTCCTATTGCTAACACAACTCTGGTTAAATCAAGAGGTGTGAACCAGCAAGGTCAAGTGCAGCACCATAATCATTGTGTGCATAACATGccccagcagcagcagctcacCAACCATGATGACCTGTCTTTGAATATGACAGCTGCAGCTCCCCAGTGTGGGTCATCTAACATGTTGAGCACACCCACGCAAGGAAATGCTGGTGATTACAGTTTGAATGGAAGTGACCATGGGAGCAATGGCCAGAATGGAAGCAGCATCGCTTTGAGTGGGGCTGTTGAGAAAGGTGGAACCCCTGGACCTGGTGATGAAAGTGGGAGCAGGAGTGGAGTTGGTCGAAATCGCTTTGCACTGAGAGAGGCTGCATTGAGCAAATTCCGCCAGAAGAGGAAAGAGAGATGCTTTGAGAAGAAG GTTCGATACCAGAGTAGGAAGAAGCTGGCAGAACAAAGACCCCGGATTCGAGGACAATTTGTGCGACAAGTGGGACCTGAACATAAAGATGAGGATGCACGTAGCTAA
- the LOC7469780 gene encoding two-component response regulator-like PRR73 isoform X2: MNKNASIDQRVAEQNHIVEDEQKEIRDGIMGEGQELSEEDESQINEDGKYMNDKGMELLQVQNDAQAVIQSQQQQSQGPLVIWERFLPLRSLKVLLVENDDSTRHVVSALLRNCGYEVTAVSNGLQAWKVLQDLTNHIDLVLTEVAMPCLSGIGLLSKIMSHKTCRNIPVIMMSSHDSMNVVFKCLSKGAVDFLVKPIRKNELKILWQHVWRKCHSASGSGSESAVRTQKSTKSNGADESDNDTGSNDDDGIGSVGLNARDGSDNGSGTQSSWTKRAVEVESPKPMSPWDQDHLSDPPDSTCAQVIHSRPEACDNSWVPLATMKKCGEQDDELDNIVMGKDLEIGVPRIPNLQLKDPIKRVPTNIADNDGEKFPEIKSKHDGGHLEKRQQELNSEKCNTELRNQGNDLKGGGITNSANPRMDSLVLDVPNGLSSNRKNEVTYETKEVPSFELSLKRLRDIGDAGASSHDRNVLRHSDLSAFSRYNSASTADQAPTGNVGSCSPLDNSSEAAKTESMQNLQSNSNSTPPNQRSNGSSHNNDMGSTNNITFAKPSVISDKPTLKPTVKCHYPSAFQPVQNDHTALPQPVIQGKGDAPIANTTLVKSRGVNQQGQVQHHNHCVHNMPQQQQLTNHDDLSLNMTAAAPQCGSSNMLSTPTQGNAGDYSLNGSDHGSNGQNGSSIALSGAVEKGGTPGPGDESGSRSGVGRNRFALREAALSKFRQKRKERCFEKKVRYQSRKKLAEQRPRIRGQFVRQVGPEHKDEDARS; the protein is encoded by the exons atgaataaaaatgcTTCCATTGACCAACGGGTCGCAGAACAAAATCATATTGTAGAAGATGAGCAGAAGGAAATAAGGGATGGGATCATGGGCGAGGGCCAGGAGCTCTCAGAGGAAGATGAGTCTCAAATTAATGAGGATGGAAAATATATGAATGATAAGGGCATGGAACTGCTTCAGGTCCAGAACGATGCCCAGGCTGTAATTCAGAGTCAACAGCAACAGTCTCAAGGGCCTTTGGTTATTTGGGAGAGGTTCCTGCCTCTTCGGTCTCTTAAGGTTCTGCTTGTGGAAAATGATGATTCAACTCGCCATGTTGTCAGTGCGTTGCTTAGAAATTGTGGCTATGAAG ttactGCTGTATCAAATGGTCTACAAGCTTGGAAGGTTTTACAAGATCTGACAAATCACATTGATCTTGTTTTAACTGAGGTGGCCATGCCTTGTTTATCAGGCATTGGCCTTTTAAGCAAGATTATGAGCCACAAAACTTGCCGGAATATTCCTGTTATTA TGATGTCGTCTCATGATTCCATGAATGTAGTCTTTAAGTGTTTGTCAAAGGGTGCAGTCGACTTTTTAGTGAAGCCTATTCGAAAAAATGAGCTTAAAATCCTCTGGCAACATGTTTGGAGGAAGTGCCATAGC GCTAGTGGTAGTGGGAGTGAAAGTGCTGTGCGGACTCAAAAATCCACAAAGTCAAATGGTGCTGACGAGTCAGATAACGATACCGGCAGCAATGATGATGATGGCATTGGAAGCGTTGGTTTGAATGCAAGGGATGGAAGTGACAATGGAAGTGGTAcccaa AGTTCCTGGACAAAGAGGGCTGTCGAAGTTGAGAGTCCCAAACCAATGTCACCTTGGGACCAGGACCATTTATCTGATCCGCCTGATAGCACATGCGCCCAGGTTATTCACTCAAGGCCTGAGGCATGTGACAACAGCTGGGTGCCCCTGGCTACAATGAAGAAGTGTGGAGAGCAGGATGATGAACTTG ATAATATTGTTATGGGCAAGGACTTGGAGATAGGAGTACCTAGAATTCCAAATTTGCAGCTTAAAGATCCGATCAAAAGGGTACCAACCAACATAGCAGATAATGATGGAGAGAAATTTcctgaaataaaatcaaagcacGATGGTGGGCATTTAGAGAAAAGACAACAGGAGCTCAACAGTGAGAAATGCAATACAGAATTAAGAAACCAAGGCAATGATCTTAAGGGTGGTGGCATCACAAACAGTGCTAATCCTCGGATGGATAGTTTAGTCTTAGACGTCCCAAACGGTCTCTCCTCTAACCGAAAAAATGAGGTCACCTATGAGACCAAGGAGGTGCCTTCTTTTGAGCTGAGTTTGAAAAGGCTGAGAGATATTGGAGATGCCGGGGCCAGTTCCCATGACCGAAATGTGTTGAGGCATTCAGACCTTTCAGCATTCTCAAG GTATAATTCTGCTTCAACTGCTGATCAGGCTCCAACAGGGAATGTAGGCAGCTGTTCTCCGCTTGACAATAGTTCAGAGGCAGCAAAAACAGAATCAATGCAAAATCTTCAATCTAACTCAAATAGCACACCTCCTAATCAGCGTTCCAATGGAAGTAGTCACAACAATGACATGGGCTCTACAAATAATATTACTTTCGCCAAACCTTCTGTAATCAGTGACAAGCCAACTCTCAAACCTACAGTTAAATGCCACTATCCTTCTGCCTTCCAGCCAGTGCAGAATGACCATACAGCTCTTCCTCAGCCTGTTATACAGGGTAAGGGTGATGCTCCTATTGCTAACACAACTCTGGTTAAATCAAGAGGTGTGAACCAGCAAGGTCAAGTGCAGCACCATAATCATTGTGTGCATAACATGccccagcagcagcagctcacCAACCATGATGACCTGTCTTTGAATATGACAGCTGCAGCTCCCCAGTGTGGGTCATCTAACATGTTGAGCACACCCACGCAAGGAAATGCTGGTGATTACAGTTTGAATGGAAGTGACCATGGGAGCAATGGCCAGAATGGAAGCAGCATCGCTTTGAGTGGGGCTGTTGAGAAAGGTGGAACCCCTGGACCTGGTGATGAAAGTGGGAGCAGGAGTGGAGTTGGTCGAAATCGCTTTGCACTGAGAGAGGCTGCATTGAGCAAATTCCGCCAGAAGAGGAAAGAGAGATGCTTTGAGAAGAAG GTTCGATACCAGAGTAGGAAGAAGCTGGCAGAACAAAGACCCCGGATTCGAGGACAATTTGTGCGACAAGTGGGACCTGAACATAAAGATGAGGATGCACGTAGCTAA